One genomic window of Pseudomonadota bacterium includes the following:
- a CDS encoding glycosyltransferase yields MDISIVIRTYNEGRHLGTLLERIAAQRFEDGRVETLVVDSGSTDDTLAIARGEGCRILHIGREEFTFGRSLNRGCAAARGQHLVFVSGHCLPVASDWLARLIAPLADGSADYAYGRQMGNGEGRFSEGQLFKKYFPEASRIPQDGIFCNNANAALRRDVWERYAFDEELTGLEDMDLARRLAADGLKIAYVAPAAVYHLHDESWSQIRNRYEREAVALQKIMPDVHISFTDFLRYFIAGVLLDMGGSLQERCFLRTAREIVMFRFMQYLGSYRGNHEHRKLSRERKDRYFYPRRALYREDEKSIDRKAIHHGG; encoded by the coding sequence ATGGACATCAGCATCGTCATCCGGACGTATAACGAGGGCCGCCACCTCGGCACCCTCTTGGAACGCATCGCGGCACAGCGCTTCGAGGACGGCCGGGTCGAGACCCTGGTCGTGGACTCGGGCTCCACCGACGACACGCTCGCCATCGCGCGTGGCGAGGGCTGCAGGATCCTGCACATCGGGCGCGAGGAGTTCACCTTCGGGCGCTCGCTCAACCGCGGCTGCGCCGCCGCCCGCGGCCAGCACCTGGTGTTCGTGAGCGGCCATTGCCTGCCCGTCGCGAGCGACTGGTTGGCCCGGCTCATCGCCCCGCTCGCGGACGGCTCCGCGGACTATGCCTATGGCCGGCAGATGGGCAACGGGGAGGGCCGCTTCAGCGAGGGCCAGCTCTTTAAGAAGTACTTCCCGGAGGCGAGCCGCATCCCTCAGGACGGGATCTTCTGCAACAACGCCAATGCGGCGCTCAGGCGCGACGTCTGGGAGCGCTACGCCTTCGACGAGGAGCTGACCGGGCTCGAGGACATGGACCTCGCCAGACGGCTTGCTGCCGACGGGCTCAAGATCGCCTACGTGGCGCCCGCGGCCGTGTACCATCTGCACGATGAGTCGTGGTCGCAGATCAGGAACCGTTATGAGCGCGAGGCCGTCGCGCTCCAGAAGATCATGCCGGACGTACATATCAGCTTCACCGATTTCCTGAGATACTTCATCGCCGGGGTCCTACTGGATATGGGCGGGAGCCTGCAGGAGCGGTGCTTTCTCCGCACCGCCCGCGAGATCGTGATGTTCAGGTTCATGCAGTACCTGGGCTCCTATCGCGGCAATCACGAGCACCGCAAGCTCTCGAGAGAGCGCAAGGATCGCTATTTTTATCCCCGGCGCGCCCTCTACCGCGAGGACGAGAAATCGATCGACCGCAAAGCGATACACCATGGCGGATAG
- a CDS encoding acylneuraminate cytidylyltransferase family protein: MLDQGLVALLPMKAHSQRVSGKNFRLLGGRPLFRWMLDALLSIPAIGTIVINTDARTLLETDPAIRSERVLIRDRRAEICGDLVSMNRIIADDVGAVVSPIYLMTHTTNPFLSPATMLSALAAYREACRGGKADSLFSVNRLQARLYRGDGSAVNHDPQNLLRTQDLEPWFEENSCLYLFSAEGFARTGARIGNRPLLFETPRLESVDIDEPDDWRLAELLAASRARRTVESRGLNQMT, encoded by the coding sequence ATGCTAGATCAGGGACTGGTCGCGCTCCTGCCCATGAAGGCGCATAGCCAGCGCGTCAGCGGCAAGAACTTTCGCCTCCTGGGGGGCAGGCCCTTGTTCCGCTGGATGCTGGACGCCCTGCTCTCGATCCCGGCCATCGGCACGATCGTCATCAACACCGATGCCCGGACCCTGCTCGAAACGGACCCCGCGATACGCTCGGAGCGGGTGCTGATCCGGGACCGGCGTGCGGAGATCTGCGGCGACCTCGTCAGCATGAACCGCATCATCGCGGACGATGTGGGCGCCGTCGTGTCGCCGATCTATCTCATGACCCACACCACCAACCCGTTCCTGAGCCCGGCGACCATGCTCTCGGCGCTCGCCGCCTACCGGGAAGCATGCCGGGGCGGGAAGGCGGATTCCCTGTTCAGCGTCAACCGCCTGCAGGCACGCTTGTACCGTGGTGACGGCTCGGCCGTGAACCACGACCCGCAGAACCTCCTGCGCACCCAGGACCTGGAGCCCTGGTTCGAAGAGAACTCGTGCCTGTACCTCTTCTCGGCCGAGGGCTTCGCCCGCACCGGGGCGCGCATCGGGAACCGGCCGCTGCTCTTCGAGACCCCGCGGCTCGAATCGGTGGACATCGATGAACCCGATGACTGGCGGCTCGCCGAGTTGCTCGCCGCCAGCCGCGCGCGACGGACCGTTGAATCACGTGGCCTGAATCAGATGACCTGA
- a CDS encoding phosphoglycerate dehydrogenase, translating to MIGRAEDPAGLMVLVTCPPMLGMMDELRERFVERGVGVYCPEVVQSVSEEELIGLVPRFEGWIIGDDPATARVLEAGRAGRLRAAVKWGIGVDNVDFRAARALDLPVTNTPQMFGSEVADVAMGYLIGLARETFFIDREVRRGAWPKPRGISLEGKLLGLVGYGDIGRNLARRARAAGMTVLAYDPAFKPDRALPEVAAARWPSGIEHCDFLCFTCALNADNRHMLNEGLFARVKPGVRIVNVARGGLIDEEALHRALVRGRVYAAALDVFEVEPLPASSPLRGLARCVFGSHNASNTAEAVRRTSERAIRLLCEFLGLGDG from the coding sequence ATGATAGGGCGCGCAGAGGACCCGGCAGGGCTCATGGTGCTCGTCACCTGCCCGCCCATGCTCGGGATGATGGACGAGCTGCGTGAGCGGTTTGTCGAGCGTGGCGTGGGGGTCTACTGCCCGGAGGTGGTGCAAAGTGTCTCGGAAGAGGAGCTCATCGGGCTCGTGCCGCGCTTCGAGGGCTGGATCATCGGGGACGATCCCGCCACCGCTCGGGTCCTCGAGGCCGGCCGGGCCGGGCGGCTGCGGGCCGCGGTCAAATGGGGGATCGGGGTGGACAACGTCGATTTCAGGGCGGCGCGGGCGCTCGACCTCCCCGTCACGAACACGCCCCAGATGTTCGGATCGGAGGTCGCCGATGTGGCCATGGGCTACCTCATCGGGCTCGCCCGCGAGACCTTTTTCATCGACCGCGAGGTGCGCCGGGGCGCCTGGCCCAAGCCGCGGGGCATCTCGCTCGAAGGCAAGCTCTTGGGGCTTGTGGGCTACGGCGACATCGGCAGGAACCTCGCGCGCCGGGCGCGCGCCGCAGGGATGACGGTGCTCGCCTATGACCCCGCCTTCAAGCCCGATCGCGCCCTGCCGGAGGTAGCGGCCGCGCGCTGGCCGTCGGGGATCGAGCACTGTGATTTCCTCTGCTTCACCTGCGCACTGAACGCGGACAACCGGCACATGCTGAACGAAGGGCTCTTCGCCAGGGTCAAGCCCGGGGTGCGCATCGTCAACGTTGCACGTGGGGGGCTCATCGACGAAGAGGCGCTCCACCGCGCCCTGGTGCGCGGCAGGGTGTACGCCGCGGCGCTGGATGTATTCGAGGTCGAGCCGCTGCCGGCGTCCTCGCCGCTGCGCGGCCTCGCCCGCTGCGTCTTCGGATCGCACAACGCCTCCAACACGGCCGAGGCGGTACGGCGCACGAGCGAGCGCGCCATCCGGCTCCTCTGCGAGTTCCTGGGGCTCGGGGACGGCTAG
- a CDS encoding SDR family oxidoreductase: protein MAEVALITGAAGGLGQALCRRFGESGYRVIGLDCVQGAAHCEAFVEADLEAPCASAEGLASVLERIRGPLSTMTKQGGGLTVLVNNAACQVLGPVEALSIADWQRSLCVNLLAPFLLTQGLLPELMRARGSVINITSVHAKVTKPGFCCYATSKAALEGMTRSMATELGTRVRVNAIAPAAFATPMLEAGFAGRDEARRQLGEMHPVGRIGQPEEVAECALFLASPRAGFINGAVLRVDGGISNRLHDPL, encoded by the coding sequence GTGGCCGAGGTCGCCCTCATCACCGGCGCCGCCGGGGGGTTGGGTCAGGCCCTGTGCCGCCGCTTCGGGGAGTCCGGTTATCGGGTCATCGGGCTCGATTGCGTGCAGGGCGCGGCCCACTGCGAGGCCTTCGTGGAGGCCGATCTCGAGGCCCCGTGCGCGTCCGCGGAAGGACTGGCAAGCGTGCTCGAGCGCATCCGTGGGCCGCTTTCGACCATGACCAAACAAGGTGGGGGCCTTACGGTACTCGTCAACAACGCCGCCTGTCAGGTACTCGGGCCGGTGGAAGCCTTGTCGATCGCGGATTGGCAGAGGAGCCTCTGCGTCAACCTGCTCGCGCCCTTCCTGCTGACCCAGGGACTCCTGCCCGAACTCATGCGGGCGCGGGGATCGGTCATCAACATCACCAGCGTCCACGCAAAGGTGACGAAGCCGGGCTTCTGCTGCTATGCGACCAGCAAGGCGGCCCTGGAGGGTATGACGCGCAGCATGGCCACCGAGCTGGGGACCCGGGTACGGGTCAACGCCATCGCGCCGGCCGCCTTCGCGACACCGATGCTCGAGGCCGGCTTCGCCGGCCGTGATGAGGCCCGCCGGCAACTGGGCGAGATGCACCCCGTCGGGCGCATCGGGCAGCCGGAGGAGGTCGCAGAGTGCGCGCTGTTCCTCGCCTCGCCCAGGGCGGGCTTCATCAACGGCGCGGTGCTGCGAGTCGACGGCGGCATCTCGAACAGGCTGCATGACCCGCTCTGA
- a CDS encoding ABC transporter permease, whose product MRDKHYFDLILYKTYADIRADTAHTYVGYLWWLIDPLVAMATYYVVFGLFLQTETEDFIPFLLIGVAVWQWFVTTVSKGANTVRAAASLISQVYIPKLVFPTVAILIAFLHFVVVLLLLIAFCIVYGLSFSPPYAALVVIVAVQFVFSGSLAYLLAALIPFIPDLRNFVDYGLRMLMFLSGVFFPAEHLPEWARPWFYINPMANLIESYREILIHQRWPDFGALGLVALLSCAIVVPAIYVLTRYDRVYPKVVD is encoded by the coding sequence ATGCGTGACAAGCATTATTTCGATCTGATCCTGTACAAGACCTACGCCGACATACGTGCGGATACGGCGCACACCTACGTCGGCTACCTGTGGTGGTTGATCGACCCCCTGGTCGCGATGGCGACGTACTATGTCGTGTTCGGACTATTCCTGCAGACCGAGACCGAGGATTTCATCCCGTTCCTCCTGATCGGGGTGGCGGTGTGGCAGTGGTTCGTCACGACGGTCTCCAAGGGTGCCAACACCGTGCGCGCGGCGGCATCGCTCATCAGCCAGGTCTACATCCCCAAGCTGGTCTTTCCCACCGTCGCGATCCTCATCGCGTTCCTGCACTTCGTGGTCGTGCTCTTGCTCCTCATCGCGTTCTGCATCGTCTATGGCCTGAGCTTCTCGCCGCCTTACGCGGCCCTCGTCGTCATCGTCGCGGTCCAATTCGTGTTTTCCGGCAGCCTCGCCTATCTCCTGGCCGCGCTCATCCCCTTCATCCCCGATCTCAGGAACTTCGTCGATTACGGGCTGCGCATGCTCATGTTCCTCTCGGGGGTGTTCTTCCCGGCCGAGCACCTCCCCGAGTGGGCCAGGCCGTGGTTCTACATCAATCCCATGGCCAATCTCATCGAGAGCTACCGGGAGATCCTGATCCATCAGAGATGGCCGGACTTCGGCGCCCTGGGCCTGGTGGCGCTCCTCTCCTGCGCCATTGTGGTCCCGGCGATCTATGTGCTGACGCGCTACGACCGGGTCTATCCGAAGGTGGTGGACTGA
- a CDS encoding ABC transporter ATP-binding protein, translating into MGPGAKPVLSLRHVGASYWLRKGFFRRRRFWALNDVSFDLYPGESLGVIGRNGCGKSTLLKILAGITRPDKGSISGEPLSATLLALQLGFLAYLTGRENAMLSGMMLGLTRPQIAERIDAIAEFAELGDFFDEPIAEYSAGMRARLGFAVAFQLDPDILLIDEVLGVGDAQFREKSAAVMTEKIRSDKTVVLVSHNAETLLELCDRAVWLEDGCTRAVGPAEEVVIAYRDAFEPRRRARRRRKVEPVTAGHVAGADGAGVDVARIDRGRIDTGTDVAHAVASRDAERTAEGDGVSSQVRAATGSGEKCGTGRGP; encoded by the coding sequence ATGGGGCCGGGAGCGAAGCCGGTCCTCTCCTTGCGCCATGTCGGGGCCTCGTATTGGTTGCGCAAGGGCTTCTTCCGGCGCCGGCGTTTCTGGGCGCTCAACGACGTATCGTTCGACCTCTACCCCGGCGAGTCCCTCGGCGTCATCGGTCGCAATGGCTGCGGCAAGAGCACCTTGCTCAAGATCCTGGCCGGTATCACGCGCCCGGACAAGGGCTCGATATCCGGTGAGCCCCTGAGCGCCACCCTGCTCGCCTTGCAGCTCGGGTTTCTCGCCTATCTGACCGGACGGGAGAACGCTATGCTGAGCGGCATGATGCTCGGGTTGACGCGGCCCCAGATCGCCGAGCGGATCGACGCCATCGCCGAGTTCGCCGAGCTCGGCGATTTCTTCGATGAGCCCATCGCCGAGTACTCGGCGGGCATGAGGGCGCGGTTAGGCTTCGCGGTCGCGTTTCAGCTCGACCCGGACATCCTGCTCATCGATGAGGTCCTCGGGGTCGGCGATGCGCAGTTCCGCGAGAAGTCCGCCGCAGTCATGACGGAGAAGATCCGCTCCGACAAGACCGTGGTCCTGGTCTCCCATAACGCGGAGACGCTGCTGGAGCTGTGCGACCGCGCGGTGTGGCTCGAGGATGGCTGCACGCGAGCGGTGGGACCGGCGGAGGAGGTCGTCATAGCCTACCGGGACGCCTTCGAACCCCGTCGTCGTGCGCGCAGGAGGCGCAAGGTCGAGCCCGTGACGGCGGGTCACGTTGCCGGTGCCGATGGGGCCGGTGTCGATGTGGCCCGCATCGATAGGGGCCGTATCGATACGGGGACCGACGTCGCGCATGCGGTGGCGTCTCGCGATGCAGAGCGGACGGCCGAGGGCGATGGCGTGTCCAGTCAGGTCCGCGCAGCGACCGGCAGCGGTGAGAAATGCGGCACAGGGCGCGGTCCGTGA
- a CDS encoding DUF115 domain-containing protein has product MKSKTGDRAAQLQIEEQRLIEELPLRGGIFFPTEAVPVAERVAGLKRVRAIYEWWWKREYAPRLRELRRQYAGKGRCFIIGNGPSLNRTDLTKLCDEVTFGVNGLFLKFEEMGFTPTFYVVEDHLVAEDRAQEINAIKGPLKLFPFNLAYCLDEGPDTLFFNHRPRPSPTGFEFSTDASRITYTGCTVTFTCMQLAFYLGFPEIYLVGVDASYEIPKTVERHDHYGVAVLDMQADDPNHFHPDYFGKGYRWHDPQVDKMVAAYEEARRVTEARGVRIRNATIGGKLEVFERVDYESLFRAVDGAGTMSLFPRVLILDMTCLGSSSATGQIKKTLFTGWPEGRLAQVFAAGHGCFGLYRGGAVPAVLGDPSDPVEAIDWCRSFDPDVVYFRPHDHPRYFHELALRAIDALGVPLCTHLMDDWPARAGARGLYGSDSLARRLPRLLERSAVRLSICEAMSSAFEARYGLRFQAIANGVEPAVWEALDDERATRRAATESLLTRYVGGLADDMGLRSLMDVAEVVDKLHGEIGVRLEIHTTRTWKAKADAVFGRFRGVSVHEAGISEEGYRRLLIGCHLLLIAYNFDARSIAYVRYSMANKMPECLASSVPVVAYGPMAIATVAYLAEHRVAEVVTTRDPALLETALRRFTGDPDYGRTLGARGRAFAFERHPAKAVRERLHASLSEAASQHGFARDVKPGSSDDAGLCGCHLRRARLTINEGALVAEVLSQTEGGIVVAVGGRAHDTLAPFLTGGFTVHALAPDATARAELARRFGSRSGLVIDPRDRVATTAVRELIEERGLSGVDLLMVDSPPLEILKDVPLQEILGAERRPRFVMCAFNEQSGYPLHDVTRLLVAQGYRVWVSEWHPPTRFGPKFMKAGRRWRRLVPYPCHLGNPRAWGYCIAMRVTADAETLAEAARRAIERPSPTRSIPWLGLTVQRSVTKVQRGVTKVKRWARALTNRSRAGIVAYLDGHHPDASASLRAALGRLRAYRRVLDRLS; this is encoded by the coding sequence ATGAAGTCGAAGACGGGCGATCGAGCGGCGCAGCTCCAGATCGAGGAGCAGCGTCTCATCGAGGAGTTGCCGCTCAGGGGCGGGATCTTTTTCCCGACCGAGGCCGTTCCCGTCGCAGAGCGCGTGGCCGGCTTGAAGCGGGTGCGCGCGATCTACGAATGGTGGTGGAAACGCGAGTACGCGCCGCGGCTACGGGAGCTGCGCCGGCAATACGCCGGCAAGGGGCGCTGCTTCATCATCGGCAACGGCCCGAGCCTCAATCGCACCGATCTCACGAAGCTCTGCGATGAGGTCACCTTCGGGGTGAACGGCCTGTTCTTGAAGTTCGAAGAGATGGGCTTCACCCCGACCTTCTACGTCGTCGAAGACCATCTGGTGGCGGAGGACCGGGCCCAAGAGATCAATGCGATCAAAGGCCCGCTCAAGCTGTTCCCGTTCAATCTCGCCTATTGTCTCGATGAGGGGCCGGATACCCTCTTCTTCAACCACAGGCCGCGCCCGAGCCCAACGGGTTTCGAGTTCTCGACCGACGCGAGCCGGATCACTTACACCGGCTGCACGGTGACATTCACGTGCATGCAGCTCGCGTTTTATCTCGGCTTTCCGGAGATCTATCTGGTCGGGGTGGACGCGAGCTACGAGATCCCGAAGACCGTGGAGAGACACGATCACTATGGGGTGGCGGTCCTCGACATGCAGGCCGACGACCCCAATCACTTCCATCCGGATTATTTCGGGAAGGGCTATCGCTGGCATGATCCCCAGGTCGACAAGATGGTCGCGGCTTACGAGGAGGCGCGGCGCGTGACGGAGGCCCGTGGCGTCAGGATCCGCAACGCCACGATAGGCGGAAAGCTCGAGGTCTTCGAGCGGGTCGACTATGAATCGCTGTTTCGGGCCGTGGACGGCGCGGGGACGATGTCCCTCTTCCCTCGGGTCTTGATCCTGGACATGACCTGTCTCGGGTCGAGCTCCGCCACGGGACAGATCAAAAAGACCCTGTTCACGGGGTGGCCGGAAGGCCGCCTGGCCCAGGTGTTTGCGGCCGGGCACGGGTGCTTCGGGCTGTACCGGGGCGGTGCGGTGCCCGCGGTGCTCGGCGACCCCAGCGATCCCGTGGAGGCCATCGACTGGTGCCGTTCCTTCGATCCCGACGTCGTCTATTTCCGGCCCCATGATCACCCTCGCTATTTCCATGAGCTCGCGCTACGGGCGATCGACGCGCTCGGGGTGCCCCTTTGCACTCACCTGATGGACGACTGGCCGGCTAGGGCCGGCGCGCGTGGCCTCTACGGCAGCGACAGCTTGGCGCGGCGGCTCCCCCGGTTGCTCGAGCGAAGCGCGGTGCGCCTCTCCATCTGCGAGGCGATGTCTTCGGCCTTCGAGGCCCGTTACGGGCTCCGGTTTCAGGCCATCGCCAACGGCGTGGAGCCGGCGGTGTGGGAGGCGCTCGATGACGAGCGTGCGACGCGGCGTGCCGCCACCGAGTCCTTGTTGACGCGGTATGTCGGGGGGTTGGCGGACGACATGGGACTGCGGAGCCTCATGGATGTCGCCGAGGTCGTGGATAAACTGCACGGGGAGATCGGGGTACGGCTGGAGATCCATACGACACGGACCTGGAAAGCCAAGGCTGACGCGGTCTTCGGGAGATTCCGAGGGGTGTCGGTGCACGAGGCGGGGATATCGGAGGAGGGCTACCGGAGGCTCCTGATCGGTTGCCACCTCCTGCTCATCGCGTACAACTTCGACGCACGGAGCATCGCCTATGTGCGTTACTCGATGGCCAACAAGATGCCTGAATGCCTGGCCTCAAGCGTACCGGTCGTGGCCTATGGGCCGATGGCCATCGCCACGGTCGCCTACCTCGCCGAGCACCGTGTGGCCGAAGTAGTGACGACGCGCGATCCGGCGCTCTTGGAAACCGCGCTGCGGCGCTTCACGGGCGACCCGGACTATGGCCGAACCCTGGGCGCCCGCGGGCGGGCCTTCGCATTTGAGCGGCACCCGGCGAAGGCGGTCCGAGAACGGCTACACGCGAGCCTTTCGGAGGCAGCGAGCCAACATGGTTTCGCGCGCGACGTCAAGCCCGGGAGCTCCGACGATGCGGGTCTCTGCGGGTGCCATTTGCGTCGAGCCCGCCTCACCATCAACGAGGGGGCGCTCGTGGCCGAGGTGCTGTCCCAGACCGAGGGAGGGATCGTGGTGGCCGTGGGCGGCCGGGCCCACGACACGCTCGCACCCTTCTTGACGGGCGGTTTCACGGTACACGCCTTGGCACCGGACGCGACCGCCCGGGCCGAGCTGGCGCGGCGTTTCGGGTCGAGATCCGGGCTCGTGATCGATCCGCGGGACCGCGTCGCGACCACGGCGGTACGGGAGCTGATCGAGGAACGCGGGCTCTCCGGTGTGGATCTCCTCATGGTGGACAGCCCCCCCCTCGAGATCCTGAAAGACGTCCCCCTGCAAGAGATCCTAGGGGCAGAGCGCCGGCCGCGGTTCGTGATGTGCGCCTTCAACGAGCAGAGTGGCTATCCCCTGCACGATGTGACGCGCTTGCTTGTCGCACAGGGCTATCGGGTCTGGGTCAGCGAATGGCACCCGCCGACGCGCTTCGGGCCAAAATTTATGAAAGCGGGGCGGCGGTGGCGGCGGCTCGTGCCCTACCCCTGCCACCTCGGCAACCCGCGGGCCTGGGGTTATTGCATCGCCATGAGAGTGACAGCCGACGCAGAGACCCTCGCAGAGGCCGCGCGCAGGGCGATCGAGCGTCCCTCCCCGACTCGATCGATCCCGTGGCTGGGCCTGACGGTTCAGCGCTCCGTGACGAAGGTTCAGCGCGGCGTGACGAAGGTCAAGCGCTGGGCCAGGGCCCTGACCAACCGGAGCCGGGCCGGGATCGTGGCCTATCTCGACGGTCATCATCCCGATGCCTCGGCCAGTCTCCGCGCCGCTCTGGGGCGGCTGCGTGCCTATCGGCGCGTGCTCGACAGGCTATCCTGA
- a CDS encoding sulfotransferase domain-containing protein, with protein sequence MPASIPRCLVDPLYRLRSALKRYTTLKAPGCNLVTHFSYHKCLTSYYQSVVRALAAEFGFYYEHFTSDYPRFEQAALNDPRQRVLSVNNRSDIAWERLPEYRGSHFIRDPRDLVVSGYYYHLWTREAWCIDPGFEWRHLVAHPYFGRYVETLPSRLPRAVSYQEYLGTLDRERGMIVELIWRIPHLDEMRRWNFANPRIMELRYEDIIGKEANTFGRLLEHYGFAPALVARGVALAEAKSIKHRSKSGKSHVRSGAVRQWDEEFTPLLRTLFRECAGDLLVRLGYEASTEW encoded by the coding sequence ATGCCTGCTTCGATTCCCCGCTGCCTGGTCGATCCGCTGTACCGCTTGCGTTCCGCCCTGAAGCGTTACACAACGCTAAAGGCGCCGGGATGCAATCTGGTCACTCATTTCTCCTACCACAAGTGCTTGACGTCGTATTACCAGTCGGTCGTGCGGGCGCTCGCCGCCGAGTTCGGTTTTTACTATGAACACTTCACTTCCGACTATCCGCGATTCGAGCAGGCGGCGTTGAACGACCCGCGTCAGCGAGTTCTCAGTGTCAACAACCGCAGCGACATCGCCTGGGAACGACTACCGGAGTACCGAGGCAGCCATTTCATTCGAGACCCGCGTGATCTCGTCGTTTCCGGTTATTACTATCATCTATGGACGCGCGAAGCATGGTGCATCGATCCGGGATTCGAGTGGCGACATCTGGTCGCGCATCCCTATTTCGGGCGCTACGTCGAGACACTGCCGTCCAGGCTGCCGCGCGCGGTATCGTACCAGGAGTATCTCGGCACGCTGGACCGGGAACGGGGCATGATCGTGGAATTGATCTGGCGAATCCCTCATCTCGATGAAATGCGTCGCTGGAACTTCGCAAATCCGCGTATCATGGAACTGCGCTACGAAGATATCATCGGAAAAGAGGCCAACACCTTCGGAAGGCTGCTGGAGCACTATGGATTCGCACCGGCGTTGGTCGCGCGCGGGGTTGCGTTGGCCGAAGCGAAGAGTATCAAGCACCGCTCGAAAAGCGGGAAGAGCCATGTGCGTAGCGGTGCGGTGAGACAGTGGGATGAGGAATTCACGCCTCTACTCAGGACGCTGTTCAGAGAGTGCGCAGGGGACTTACTGGTCCGCCTCGGATACGAAGCGAGCACGGAATGGTGA
- a CDS encoding FkbM family methyltransferase yields MITTEFKKSFRDRCKDPSVHAPAMLAERGITAVYTEFLKAYSDFSTVDGGAHVAYHTERLAVLPGCRMVFAVEADPNTFQRLVQRVKFKKLANIKSIEAALQENPRTEFVEFMSSTTQPGRSGVDCIWKDDPNFQYTKVRVAATTIDQAVEGATSPIKFIKLDLEGGEYPALLGATATLCSDRPLIASEFSIRSPKLKRFTIEEYIEFFRSIQYQPLTFFGERLTGATFSEFHYIFIVPVEHEESVQRIIRLTVLTVV; encoded by the coding sequence GTGATCACTACAGAGTTCAAAAAGTCGTTCCGCGACCGTTGCAAGGACCCCTCCGTCCATGCCCCCGCCATGCTGGCGGAGCGGGGAATCACCGCGGTCTATACGGAGTTCCTGAAAGCGTACAGCGATTTCAGCACCGTCGATGGCGGCGCCCACGTCGCGTATCACACCGAGAGATTGGCCGTGTTGCCCGGATGCCGGATGGTGTTTGCCGTCGAAGCGGATCCGAACACGTTTCAACGCTTGGTTCAGCGTGTGAAGTTCAAGAAGCTCGCCAACATCAAAAGCATCGAGGCTGCGCTGCAGGAGAATCCCCGAACCGAGTTCGTGGAGTTCATGTCGAGTACCACGCAGCCAGGCCGATCCGGTGTCGACTGCATTTGGAAGGATGATCCGAACTTCCAGTACACAAAGGTCCGGGTCGCAGCGACGACGATTGACCAGGCTGTCGAGGGGGCAACCAGCCCGATCAAGTTCATCAAGCTCGACCTTGAAGGCGGGGAATATCCCGCGCTCCTGGGCGCGACGGCCACGCTGTGCTCGGATCGTCCACTGATAGCGTCGGAGTTCAGCATCCGTTCGCCAAAGCTCAAGCGCTTCACCATCGAGGAGTACATCGAATTCTTCCGCTCGATACAATATCAACCGCTCACCTTCTTTGGCGAGCGGCTGACGGGCGCGACTTTCTCGGAGTTCCACTACATCTTCATCGTTCCCGTGGAACACGAGGAGTCGGTGCAGCGAATCATCCGGTTAACGGTATTGACTGTCGTTTGA
- a CDS encoding sulfotransferase family 2 domain-containing protein, with amino-acid sequence MERLVYLYHHLPKCGGVSFIDTCSKWLPERRQQTDSYPTPEQTAEFARRRLDFNALPPNCFVHGHLVREGRRPFERYGDHIASGRRRLVTTVRDPLERHISAYYHRRKGRQGMAGAAGALARVRAQPDGEVPGCRREQLEGGLDAYLVVGTMEALQLTRSMSSQRRPAILVSKSPI; translated from the coding sequence ATGGAGCGCCTCGTTTACCTTTATCACCATCTTCCCAAGTGCGGGGGCGTCTCGTTCATTGACACCTGCTCGAAATGGCTCCCGGAGAGGCGCCAGCAGACCGACAGTTACCCGACTCCCGAGCAGACCGCCGAGTTCGCGAGAAGGCGCCTGGACTTCAACGCACTGCCGCCGAATTGCTTCGTCCACGGCCATCTCGTTCGCGAGGGGCGCCGGCCCTTCGAGCGTTACGGCGACCACATCGCCTCCGGCCGGCGCCGTCTCGTGACGACCGTTCGCGATCCGCTCGAGCGCCACATCTCCGCGTATTATCACCGGCGCAAAGGTCGGCAAGGAATGGCCGGAGCCGCTGGAGCGCTGGCTCGAGTACGGGCGCAACCAGATGGCGAAGTACCTGGATGTCGACGAGAGCAATTGGAAGGAGGCCTCGACGCATACTTGGTGGTAGGCACCATGGAAGCCCTCCAGCTCACGCGGTCGATGTCTTCGCAGCGGAGACCGGCAATCCTCGTGTCGAAGTCGCCCATTTGA